Proteins co-encoded in one Medicago truncatula cultivar Jemalong A17 chromosome 8, MtrunA17r5.0-ANR, whole genome shotgun sequence genomic window:
- the LOC11445679 gene encoding 65-kDa microtubule-associated protein 5 — protein MASTHPFLSPSGTTRGDSLLHQLQAIWDETGEWSDTDRDNMLLQIEQEYSEIYHRKVEDTIKHKDYLNKVLDDFQSEIANIASSLGEDYVSFSRGKGTLKQQLANIIPVVEDLRFKKKERVKEILEIKSQISQIRAEKAGCGQSKGVTDQDVDQCDLTMEKLGKLKSHLNELQNEKNIRHQKVKSHISTISELSAVMSIDISEILNGIHPSLNDSSNGAQQSISDETLARLNESVLLLKQEKQQSLQKVQFLEELWDFMGITTDEQKAVCDDVIGLISASVDEVSIHGSLSNDIVKQVDVEVQRLQVLNPSKMKEFVFKRQKELAFKRQNELEEIHRGAHMDMDAKAARQILTDLIGNIDMSELLQGMDKQIRKAKEQAQSRRDIIDRVAEWKSAAEEEKWLDEYERRAEKARILVTQIPSMVENLTTKVKTWETNEEKSFLYEKVPLLNSLHEYNVQRQLREEEKRKSREQKQVNEQLAVEQEAVSGSGSATKKPSEPEHSC, from the exons ATAGTGAAATTTATCATAGAAAAGTTGAGGACACCATAAAACACAAAGATTACTTGAATAAGGTGTTGGATGATTTTCAATCTGAAATCGCTAATATCGCTTCTTCTCTAGGGGAAGATTATGTGTCATTCTCACGG GGAAAGGGCACTCTGAAGCAGCAATTAGCCAACATCATACCTGTCGTGGAGGACTTGAGGTTCAAGAAGAAAGAGAGAGTCAAGGAAATTTTAGAAATAAAGTCCCAAATTTCTCAGATACGTGCTGAAAAAGCAGGCTGTGGACAGTCCAAAGGTGTCACGGATCAAGATGTGGATCAATGTGATCTGACCATGGAAAAATTAGGGAAACTCAAATCACATCTCAATGAACTTCAAAATGAAAAG AACATACGCCATCAGAAAGTGAAGAGTCATATCAGTACTATCAGTGAGCTTTCAGCAGTAATGTCAATTGATATTTCGGAGATTTTAAATGGTATCCATCCAAGCTTGAACGACTCATCAAATGGTGCACAACAATCCATTAGTGATGAAACTCTTGCTAGACTAAATGAATCTGTTCTTTTATTAAAGCAGGAAAAGCAACAAAGTCTACAAAAG GTACAATTTTTGGAAGAGTTATGGGATTTTATGGGGATAACAACTGATGAGCAAAAGGCCGTTTGCGACGATGTTATTGGATTAATTTCAGCATCAGTTGACGAAGTGTCAATCCACGGGAGCCTTTCTAATGATATCGTTAAGCAG GTTGATGTTGAAGTTCAGCGCTTACAAGTTTTGAATCCCAGTAAGATGAAGgaatttgtgtttaaaagacAGAAGGAATTAGCGTTTAAAAGACAGAATGAACTTGAAGAAATTCATAGAGGAGCACACATGGATATGGATGCTAAAGCTGCTAGACAGATTCTGACCGACCTCATAG GTAATATTGATATGTCTGAATTGCTTCAAGGCATGGATAAACAAATCAGAAAGGCCAAAGAGCAAGCTCAAAGCAGAAGAGATATCATAGACAGGGTGGCGGAATGGAAATCTGCAGCTGAGGAGGAAAAGTGGTTAGATGAATATGAAAGG CGTGCGGAGAAAGCGCGGATTCTTGTCACCCAGATTCCAT CTATGGTAGAGAATTTGACTACAAAAGTGAAAACATGGGAGACAAACGAAGAAAAAAGTTTCTTATATGAAAAG GTTCCATTATTGAATAGCTTGCATGAATACAACGTACAAAGGCAActgagagaagaagagaagcgAAAATCTCGG GAGCAGAAGCAGGTTAATGAACAACTTGCTGTAGAGCAAGAAGCAGTGTCTGGTTCAGGATCTGCAACAAAGAAGCCGTCTGAACCAGAGCACTCATGTTAG
- the LOC11446156 gene encoding uncharacterized protein has protein sequence MITASLFPSMLTQTHPLEYFICSKYKHKCPSHHVSTSNDTKCVCRGLLDHPIKLQHSHNGFLTDSDLIYVIDDSLRLEPLTVDSSGFNLIKGNLESRDSFKEWLVHVDRKRMVDLIKCCVSSTTPLTDFCFQRKPLIEQADVINYTKLASEDIFDDTNFERMSLEVFMTKEEQKIIYAYTDEKFVEFLISFLAYPLGSVIEKLNCKTGLANIDSLYRSAKQLKAMYLPDSINNLLLQPLVAHSLASKVCMFGCEKDPPIFMFYKSLQAESDGSIEWCLTRQETGNPESVLDSIPNISLIQKNAAKSGCVLKTPPNKYLIHSNLNFGEMSENISVPDYREYFPSLTAETISIGMRECLQILRASLTSGSALDDGLHAFL, from the exons ATGATTACTGCAAGTCTCTTTCCTTCAATGTTGACCCAAACCCACCCACTTGAATATTTCATATGTTCTAAGTATAAGCATAAATGCCCATCACATCATGTTTCTACTTCTAATGATACTAAATGTGTTTGCCGGGGACTTCTTGACCATCCAATTAAGCTCCAACATTCTCATAATGGGTTTCTCACGGATAGTGACTTAATATATGTCATTGACGACAGTCTTAGATTAGAGCCTTTGACAGTTGATTCATCcgggtttaatttaattaaaggcAACCTGGAAAGCAGGGACTCTTTCAAAGAGTGGCTGGTTCACGTCGACCGAAAAAGG ATGGTTGATTTGATAAAGTGTTGCGTGTCATCAACAACTCCACTTACTGATTTTTGCTTCCAACGCAAGCCTCTTATCGAGCAAGCTGATGTAATTAATTATACGAAATTGGCATCTGAAGATATTTTTGATGACACCAATTTTGAGAGAATGAGTTTGGAGGTATTCATGACAAAGGAAGAGCAAAAGATAATATATGCGTATACGGATGAGAAGTTTGTGGAGTTTTTGATTAGTTTCTTAGCCTATCCGTTAGGGAGTGTCattgaaaaattgaattgtAAGACAGGTCTAGCTAATATCGACTCTCTCTATAGAAGTGCAAAACAACTGAAGGCTATGTATTTACCAGATAGTATCAATAATTTGCTGCTGCAGCCACTAGTAGCTCACAGTTTAGCATCAAAAGTTTGTATGTTTGGATGTGAAAAGGATCCACCAATTTTTATGTTCTATAAAAGCCTTCAAGCTGAGTCAGATGGAAGCATAGAATGGTGTCTGACTAGACAAGAAACGGGCAATCCCGAGTCGGTTTTGGATTCGATTCCAAATATTAGTCTCATCCAAAAGAATGCTGCAAAAAGTGGCTGTGTATTGAAGACACCACCAAACAAGTATTTGATTCACAGTAACTTGAACTTTGGTGAGATGTCTGAAAATATCTCAGTTCCTGATTATCGTGAATACTTTCCTTCTCTAACGGCAGAAACAATTTCTATTGGCATGAGGGAG tgcctccaaattttGAGGGCCTCGTTGACCTCAGGAAGTGCACTCGATGATGGTCTTCATGCCTTTCTATAA